The following proteins are co-located in the Microbacterium sp. Clip185 genome:
- a CDS encoding glucose-6-phosphate dehydrogenase: protein MRIASSSDWRQSIPFETPLLVADIAPGEPGRCASCPADAPARERTELWAVKHRHPNNHDGFVRFYCVEHRPEPPRASAPAAPATRPKRTAARQAAPTRTSATKPVVPERVRAVCPTCFLEANANGVCGMCGEQIA from the coding sequence GTGAGGATCGCATCGTCATCGGACTGGCGGCAGAGCATCCCCTTCGAGACTCCGCTGCTGGTCGCCGACATCGCCCCCGGCGAGCCGGGGCGCTGCGCATCCTGCCCCGCCGACGCACCGGCGCGCGAGCGCACGGAGCTGTGGGCCGTCAAGCACCGCCATCCCAACAACCACGACGGGTTCGTGCGCTTCTACTGCGTCGAGCACCGCCCTGAGCCGCCCCGCGCATCCGCGCCCGCAGCGCCGGCGACTCGCCCGAAGCGCACCGCGGCACGCCAGGCAGCACCCACCCGCACGAGCGCAACGAAGCCCGTGGTCCCCGAGCGCGTGCGCGCCGTGTGCCCTACCTGCTTCCTCGAGGCGAACGCGAACGGCGTGTGCGGCATGTGCGGCGAGCAGATCGCCTGA
- a CDS encoding diacylglycerol/lipid kinase family protein — MPASRTAVVYNPSKTKREDLARAWAGVSAEAEPEWFETTPEDPGQGPARAAVEAGCDLVIAAGGDGTVRAVAEGLAGTDAALGIVPRGTGNLLARNLGVPLLSLPAAMRRALTSESRSMDMGWVELTRAGGTERHAFVVMVGFGLDAQMLAETDDDLKSKAGWLAYVAAMGRALSSSSVIDVRLALDDEPAQSVEAHTLLVGNCGAIQGGVTLFPDAQLDDGLLDVLIMSAAGVGDWLETLRTAMWDNGILRLFDRERSATSTDSARHAQGQRLRVELSEPCAFEIDGEEVGEVTGFAVSVERSALRVR, encoded by the coding sequence ATGCCCGCATCCCGCACCGCCGTCGTCTACAACCCGAGCAAGACGAAGCGCGAGGATCTCGCGCGCGCATGGGCCGGTGTCAGCGCCGAGGCCGAGCCGGAGTGGTTCGAGACGACCCCCGAGGACCCGGGGCAGGGGCCGGCCCGCGCGGCCGTGGAAGCCGGATGCGATCTGGTGATCGCCGCGGGCGGCGACGGCACCGTGCGGGCGGTGGCCGAGGGCCTCGCCGGAACGGATGCCGCCCTGGGCATCGTGCCGCGCGGCACCGGCAATCTGCTGGCACGAAATCTGGGCGTACCACTGCTGAGTCTTCCCGCGGCGATGCGTCGGGCATTGACGTCGGAGTCCCGCTCGATGGACATGGGCTGGGTAGAACTCACCAGAGCCGGCGGCACCGAGCGTCACGCTTTCGTGGTGATGGTGGGATTCGGTCTGGACGCGCAGATGCTCGCGGAGACCGACGACGACCTGAAGTCGAAGGCGGGGTGGCTCGCCTATGTGGCCGCGATGGGACGCGCGCTCTCGTCGTCGAGCGTGATCGATGTCCGTCTCGCGCTCGATGACGAGCCTGCGCAGAGCGTCGAGGCCCATACGCTGCTCGTGGGCAACTGCGGCGCCATCCAGGGCGGGGTCACCCTCTTCCCGGACGCCCAGCTCGACGACGGACTGCTCGATGTGCTGATCATGAGCGCGGCCGGCGTCGGCGACTGGCTCGAGACGCTGCGCACCGCGATGTGGGACAACGGCATCCTTCGGCTGTTCGATCGCGAGCGTTCCGCGACGAGCACCGATTCTGCGCGGCATGCACAGGGGCAGCGACTGCGCGTGGAGTTGTCCGAGCCGTGCGCGTTCGAGATCGACGGCGAGGAGGTCGGCGAGGTCACCGGCTTCGCCGTCAGCGTGGAACGCTCAGCGCTGCGGGTGCGCTGA
- a CDS encoding helix-turn-helix transcriptional regulator has protein sequence MTRPGYSAISSYSRVQILHVLQKRGQRTVAELCEATDLHPNTVREHLQRLLDGGYIVAETEHRTTRGRPRVLYSTTSDRRGISVISQRKVREAAQRGDLMRRIMPWTNVTDAGLTPDAVHQIDALVEDLGDAGFDPIVDEAELTVDISPCPNAGADPDHRETLCDVHLGLMDGVLAEAGGPLRVDKMAASCDPRNCVVKLMLAQRVPLPA, from the coding sequence ATGACCCGCCCCGGATACAGCGCCATCTCCAGCTACTCGCGCGTTCAGATCCTCCACGTTCTGCAAAAGCGCGGACAGCGCACCGTCGCCGAGCTGTGCGAGGCGACGGATCTGCACCCGAACACGGTTCGCGAGCACCTTCAGCGCCTGCTCGACGGCGGTTACATCGTGGCCGAAACCGAGCACCGGACGACGCGCGGCCGCCCGCGCGTTCTTTACAGCACCACGTCCGACCGCCGGGGCATCAGCGTCATCTCGCAGCGCAAGGTCCGCGAGGCGGCGCAGCGGGGCGACCTCATGCGCCGCATCATGCCGTGGACGAACGTGACGGACGCCGGGCTCACCCCGGATGCGGTGCACCAGATCGACGCCCTCGTCGAGGACCTCGGCGATGCCGGCTTCGATCCCATCGTCGACGAGGCCGAGCTCACGGTCGATATCTCCCCCTGCCCCAACGCGGGCGCGGATCCCGACCACCGCGAGACGCTCTGCGATGTGCACCTGGGACTGATGGACGGTGTGCTCGCGGAAGCCGGCGGCCCGCTTCGTGTGGACAAGATGGCCGCGTCGTGCGACCCGCGCAACTGCGTCGTCAAGCTGATGCTCGCGCAGCGGGTGCCGCTACCGGCATGA
- the moaA gene encoding GTP 3',8-cyclase MoaA — protein MTAVPLQLRRTPPADPGQQRQGDPLVDQFGRVHRDLRISLTDRCSLRCTYCMPEQGNEWLARNSILTTDEIERVARIAAADGISTFRLTGGEPLLRRDIVDVVARLARIESPEGPVAIAMTTNGIRLPELLPALVEAGLSRLNISIDTLRRDRFAELTRRDRLEEVREAIGAAAASGLRPLKLNAVAMRGVNDDELVDLVEFALAHDAQMRFIEQMPLDAGHTWDRSQMVTREEILEALGRRWELTPVPGRGGAPAERWALDGGPHTVGVIASVTAPFCGDCDRMRLTADGQLRNCLFSTTEYDLVPLLRGGASDMQVDAMLRSCIAGKLAGHAIDDPSFLQPSRGMNAIGG, from the coding sequence ATGACGGCGGTTCCGCTCCAGCTGCGCCGCACGCCGCCCGCGGATCCGGGTCAGCAGCGACAGGGGGATCCGCTCGTCGACCAGTTCGGCCGGGTGCACCGGGACCTTCGCATCTCGCTGACCGACCGGTGCTCGTTGCGCTGCACGTACTGCATGCCGGAACAGGGCAACGAGTGGCTCGCACGCAACAGCATCCTGACGACCGACGAGATCGAACGCGTCGCCCGCATCGCCGCCGCCGACGGGATCAGTACCTTCCGCCTGACCGGCGGTGAGCCGCTGCTGCGCCGCGACATCGTGGACGTCGTGGCGCGTCTGGCGCGCATCGAATCCCCCGAGGGACCGGTCGCGATCGCGATGACGACCAACGGGATCCGTCTGCCCGAGCTGTTGCCTGCCCTCGTCGAGGCGGGGCTCAGTCGGCTGAACATCTCCATCGACACGTTGCGGCGCGATCGCTTCGCCGAGCTCACGCGTCGCGACCGTCTCGAGGAGGTGCGCGAAGCGATCGGCGCCGCCGCCGCGTCCGGACTCCGCCCGCTCAAGCTCAACGCCGTCGCGATGCGCGGGGTGAACGACGATGAACTGGTCGACCTGGTGGAGTTCGCCCTCGCGCACGACGCACAGATGCGCTTCATCGAGCAGATGCCGTTGGATGCCGGTCATACCTGGGACCGCTCGCAGATGGTCACTCGCGAGGAGATCCTTGAGGCTCTCGGTCGCCGGTGGGAGTTGACCCCTGTGCCGGGACGCGGCGGCGCGCCCGCCGAGCGCTGGGCTCTTGACGGCGGCCCCCACACGGTCGGCGTCATCGCGTCGGTCACGGCGCCGTTCTGCGGCGACTGCGACCGGATGCGGTTGACCGCCGACGGGCAGCTGCGCAACTGCCTGTTCTCCACGACCGAATACGACCTCGTGCCCCTCCTGCGCGGGGGTGCCTCCGATATGCAGGTGGACGCCATGCTCCGCTCGTGCATCGCGGGCAAGCTCGCGGGGCACGCCATCGACGACCCCTCGTTCCTGCAGCCGTCGCGAGGAATGAACGCGATCGGCGGCTGA
- a CDS encoding cytochrome ubiquinol oxidase subunit I, with protein sequence MDFLDPLALARWQFGLTTLYHYLFVPLTLGMGLIVAIFQTWWVRTGETKWLQLTRLFGKIFLINFAMGVVTGIVQEFQFGMNWSAYSRFVGDVFGAPLAFEGLLAFFFEATFIGLWIFGWDRLSKRVHLATIWCAWIGATMSAYFILAANSFMQNPVGYTMSPDGTRAEMTDFFAVLTNRVVLATFPHTMFAAIMFAATVVVAVAAWHLARGQHFEAMRPALRFGMWTVIISFAGTAISGDLLGLQMVATQPMKMAAAEALYNTACGADASFSIFSLGTPDGTSEIWSLRVPYLLSFLSTHTLDGCVEGINNLNAEYTQNWPVFADQLGGELPFAPTIWITYWSFRWMIGFGGLAAVISVVGLWLTRKNAKRAVPQWAWRVAIWSAPLPMFGSLVGWLFTEMGRQPWIVFGLMLTQDGVSPSVPGWNVLISLIAFTLTYAALAVVEFGLILKAARKGPEPIPEPGDGESADDDAHRMTTVY encoded by the coding sequence ATGGATTTTCTTGATCCGCTCGCGCTCGCGCGCTGGCAATTCGGTCTGACCACGCTGTACCACTATCTGTTCGTGCCGCTGACGCTGGGCATGGGCCTGATCGTCGCGATCTTCCAGACCTGGTGGGTGCGCACGGGCGAGACGAAGTGGCTCCAGCTCACACGCCTGTTCGGCAAGATCTTCCTCATCAACTTCGCCATGGGTGTGGTGACCGGCATCGTGCAGGAGTTCCAGTTCGGCATGAACTGGTCGGCGTACTCACGCTTCGTCGGCGACGTGTTCGGGGCTCCCCTCGCGTTCGAAGGCCTGCTCGCCTTCTTCTTCGAGGCGACCTTCATCGGGTTGTGGATCTTCGGGTGGGACCGCCTCTCCAAGCGCGTGCACCTCGCCACGATCTGGTGCGCCTGGATCGGCGCGACGATGTCGGCGTACTTCATCCTCGCCGCCAACTCCTTCATGCAGAACCCCGTCGGCTACACGATGTCGCCCGACGGCACCCGCGCCGAGATGACGGACTTCTTCGCGGTGCTCACCAACCGCGTCGTGCTCGCAACCTTCCCGCACACCATGTTCGCGGCCATCATGTTCGCCGCCACCGTCGTGGTCGCCGTGGCCGCCTGGCATCTGGCACGCGGGCAGCACTTCGAGGCGATGCGCCCCGCCCTGCGGTTCGGGATGTGGACGGTAATCATCTCGTTCGCCGGCACCGCCATCTCCGGCGACCTGCTGGGCCTGCAAATGGTCGCGACCCAGCCGATGAAGATGGCGGCAGCGGAGGCGCTGTACAACACGGCCTGCGGCGCGGACGCGTCGTTCTCGATCTTCTCGCTCGGCACCCCCGACGGGACGAGCGAGATCTGGTCGTTGCGTGTGCCGTACCTGCTGTCGTTCCTGTCCACCCACACGCTCGACGGCTGCGTGGAGGGCATCAACAACCTGAACGCCGAGTACACCCAGAACTGGCCCGTGTTCGCCGACCAGCTGGGCGGCGAACTGCCCTTCGCCCCCACCATCTGGATCACCTACTGGTCCTTCCGCTGGATGATCGGCTTCGGCGGTCTCGCGGCCGTGATCTCCGTGGTCGGTCTGTGGCTGACCCGCAAGAACGCCAAGCGCGCCGTCCCGCAGTGGGCGTGGCGCGTGGCGATCTGGTCGGCACCGCTGCCCATGTTCGGCAGCCTCGTCGGGTGGCTCTTCACCGAGATGGGGCGTCAGCCGTGGATCGTGTTCGGTCTCATGCTGACCCAGGACGGTGTCTCACCCAGCGTTCCGGGATGGAACGTGCTGATCTCCCTGATCGCGTTCACTCTCACCTACGCGGCCCTGGCCGTCGTGGAGTTCGGCCTCATCCTGAAGGCCGCGCGGAAGGGGCCCGAACCGATCCCCGAACCCGGGGACGGCGAGAGCGCCGACGACGATGCCCACCGCATGACCACGGTCTACTGA
- the cydB gene encoding cytochrome d ubiquinol oxidase subunit II: MDLAYLWFFIVGVLFVGYFVLDGFDFGVGMSLPFLGKDDIGRRQIINTIGPVWDLNETWVIVAGACLFAAFPEWYATLFSGFYLPLLLILLALIARGVSFEYRHQRDSLRWKKGFDTMIVVGSALPALLWGVAVANIVQGVPLDAHHEFTGSLLTLLNPYGLLGGVTTLLLFFTHGVYFVALKTDGQVRADARKLARTSGLLTIVVAAAFLGWTVVNAMGAQAPALPLVIVCAALAAVLLIASVLANATDREGWAFAFGAGTVAFAVLTLWLALFPNVMPSTTDPAGTLTIENASSTDYTLTIMTWAAVVFLPLVLLYQGWTYWIFRKRVMRSRIEKAAAVVH; encoded by the coding sequence ATGGATCTCGCATACCTCTGGTTCTTCATCGTCGGCGTGCTGTTCGTCGGATACTTCGTGCTCGACGGCTTCGACTTCGGCGTCGGGATGTCCCTGCCGTTCCTCGGCAAGGACGACATCGGCAGACGGCAGATCATCAACACGATCGGCCCCGTCTGGGATCTCAATGAGACGTGGGTCATCGTCGCCGGCGCGTGCCTGTTCGCCGCCTTCCCGGAGTGGTACGCCACCCTGTTCAGCGGGTTCTACCTGCCGCTGCTGCTCATCCTTCTCGCTCTCATCGCCCGCGGTGTCTCGTTCGAATACCGGCACCAGCGCGACTCGCTGCGGTGGAAGAAGGGCTTCGACACGATGATCGTCGTCGGCTCCGCTCTTCCGGCACTGCTGTGGGGCGTGGCCGTCGCGAACATCGTGCAGGGCGTGCCGCTGGACGCGCACCACGAGTTCACCGGTTCGCTGCTGACGCTTCTGAACCCGTACGGCCTGCTCGGCGGTGTCACGACGCTGCTGCTGTTCTTCACCCACGGCGTCTACTTCGTCGCCCTGAAGACCGACGGTCAGGTTCGCGCCGACGCCCGCAAGCTCGCGCGCACCTCGGGCCTGCTGACCATCGTGGTCGCCGCGGCATTCCTCGGCTGGACCGTCGTGAACGCGATGGGAGCCCAGGCTCCCGCCCTGCCGCTCGTGATCGTCTGCGCCGCCCTCGCGGCCGTGCTGCTGATCGCCTCCGTCCTGGCCAACGCGACAGATCGCGAGGGATGGGCGTTCGCGTTCGGCGCGGGTACCGTCGCGTTCGCCGTGCTGACGCTCTGGCTCGCGCTCTTCCCGAACGTCATGCCCTCCACGACAGACCCGGCGGGCACCCTGACGATCGAGAACGCCTCGAGCACCGACTACACCCTCACGATCATGACCTGGGCCGCGGTGGTGTTCCTGCCGCTCGTGCTGCTCTACCAGGGCTGGACGTACTGGATCTTCCGCAAGCGCGTCATGCGCTCGCGGATCGAGAAGGCTGCGGCCGTCGTCCACTGA
- the cydD gene encoding thiol reductant ABC exporter subunit CydD — translation MSTDAATRASGSNRPIDPRLLRYSSASRHFLLITAAIVLAQTGVIIGFAWLLTTALVGAIAGEPVETLLPALGGAAALALLRGLLIAASERTSALGAARASLQLRAALVSAVDRLGPAWLSRRNSAALAVTAGHGLEALDAYFGRYLPQLVATAITMPVLIVTILVSDPLSGLIVVLTMPLIPLFMVLIGLATQTVQRRQYGTLQHLASRFADTVAGLGTLKVFGRQHRAARSIETVTADYKRETMAVLRVSFLSGFALEFLASISVAIIAVEIGFRLLGGQMPLLVGLFVLLLAPEAYLPLRQVGVQFHAAAEGVAATDEIFQTLDDARALTPSAGAGAAAVPVPTDAPLLRLRELRVPRGDRVIGPIDLDLSPGEVVLLEGPSGAGKSSILAALLGFADYTGHLEVAGTPATDAAARGILAWAGQRPGLVTGTVAENVALGDDHPDEELVARCLADAVADVDGAVALGVSGAGLSGGQAQRVAVARALYRMRRRGTPVLALDEPTSALDARTEAELWQTVRRAADTEGAAVLLVSHRPTARMIADRVVAVSSAAALGSAGQGGTA, via the coding sequence GTGAGTACGGACGCCGCCACCCGCGCGTCGGGCAGTAATCGCCCGATCGATCCGCGGCTGCTGCGATACAGCTCCGCGTCGCGCCACTTCCTGCTGATCACCGCCGCGATCGTGCTCGCACAGACCGGCGTGATCATCGGTTTCGCGTGGCTGTTGACGACCGCGCTGGTCGGCGCGATCGCCGGCGAGCCCGTCGAGACACTGCTTCCGGCGCTCGGCGGCGCCGCGGCGCTCGCGCTCCTGCGGGGGCTGCTCATCGCCGCATCCGAGCGCACCTCGGCGCTGGGGGCCGCCCGGGCATCGCTCCAGCTGCGTGCAGCCCTGGTGAGCGCGGTCGACCGGCTCGGGCCCGCATGGCTGTCCCGCCGCAACAGCGCGGCGCTCGCGGTCACGGCGGGCCATGGTCTCGAGGCGCTCGACGCCTACTTCGGCCGCTACTTGCCGCAGCTGGTCGCGACTGCGATCACGATGCCCGTCCTGATCGTCACGATCCTCGTTTCGGATCCGCTCTCAGGCCTCATCGTCGTGCTCACGATGCCCCTCATCCCGCTGTTCATGGTGCTGATCGGCCTCGCCACCCAGACTGTGCAGCGCCGCCAGTACGGCACCCTGCAGCATCTTGCATCCCGCTTCGCGGACACCGTGGCGGGCCTCGGAACGCTGAAGGTCTTCGGCCGCCAGCATCGCGCCGCGCGCAGCATCGAAACGGTCACCGCCGACTACAAACGCGAGACGATGGCGGTGCTGCGCGTCTCGTTCCTGTCGGGGTTCGCGCTCGAGTTCTTGGCGTCCATCTCCGTCGCGATCATCGCCGTCGAGATCGGGTTCCGACTGCTGGGCGGTCAGATGCCGCTGCTGGTGGGTCTGTTCGTTCTCCTGCTCGCGCCCGAGGCGTACCTGCCGCTGCGGCAGGTGGGCGTGCAGTTCCACGCCGCCGCCGAGGGCGTCGCCGCAACCGACGAGATCTTCCAGACCCTGGACGACGCCCGGGCCCTGACGCCGTCCGCAGGCGCCGGCGCCGCGGCAGTGCCAGTACCGACCGATGCACCTCTGCTGCGCCTGCGCGAGCTGCGTGTGCCGCGCGGCGACCGGGTGATCGGCCCGATCGACCTGGATCTGTCGCCCGGAGAGGTCGTGCTGCTGGAGGGCCCCAGCGGCGCCGGCAAGTCCAGCATCCTCGCCGCTCTCCTCGGCTTCGCCGACTACACGGGTCACCTCGAGGTCGCGGGCACCCCGGCGACGGATGCGGCCGCGCGCGGCATCCTGGCGTGGGCGGGTCAGCGGCCGGGACTGGTGACCGGGACCGTGGCCGAGAACGTGGCCCTGGGCGACGACCACCCCGACGAGGAGCTCGTGGCGCGATGCCTCGCCGACGCGGTCGCGGATGTCGACGGCGCCGTGGCGCTCGGCGTGTCCGGGGCAGGGCTCTCGGGCGGCCAGGCGCAACGTGTCGCGGTGGCACGCGCCCTGTACCGGATGCGGCGCCGCGGGACACCCGTGCTCGCACTCGACGAGCCGACGAGCGCCCTCGACGCGCGCACCGAGGCGGAGCTCTGGCAGACCGTGCGCCGCGCGGCCGACACCGAAGGCGCGGCGGTCCTGCTGGTCTCGCATAGGCCGACGGCGCGGATGATCGCCGACCGCGTGGTCGCCGTGTCGTCCGCCGCCGCTCTCGGCTCGGCGGGACAGGGAGGCACGGCGTGA
- the cydC gene encoding thiol reductant ABC exporter subunit CydC: protein MRTSDVLRSAQPPLRSFWWALAAGTGTAVSAIALLAASAWLITRSAEQPAVMYITAVVVAVRAFALGRGVFRYLERLSGHDAALGRLATVRADLVRRIVPLAPDGLGTTRRGALLSRLVDDVDELQNLPLRVVMPLATATLASVASVVFAAFLQPIAAAVLAVCLAAAFALAAWVGWRAGARAESRIAPLRSHLSDALLDQLTTLDVLTAFDATDAARTRIRRADEQLRQATVRRAGAQGLTSGAVSLVAGVASLATLLACAALLGQGGFDGPALAVVVLLPMAVFEVFGTVPLALAAWRQVRTAAERVAETVPDEVPVGLPRDEPAATGDAPPLGDGLRLSGVSARWPDRLDTRTFRDEGASASIDDSGRLTGIDLHVRPGERVLVTGPSGAGKTTLAHVLVRFLDYEGSYLIGGREVREISGDDLRRTIGLCEQSPYLFDETLRQNLLFARESADDADLWDVLERVGLAEWARERGGLDADLGERGGLVSGGQAQRIALARALLARFPVLVLDEPTAGVDPAASDRLLRDLLGAVEADRAVVLISHVAPPDGLVDREVRLENGRLAASA from the coding sequence GTGAGAACCTCGGACGTCCTGCGGTCGGCGCAGCCCCCGCTGCGCAGCTTCTGGTGGGCGCTCGCGGCCGGAACGGGAACCGCCGTCAGTGCGATCGCTCTGCTCGCGGCCAGCGCCTGGCTCATCACGCGCTCCGCCGAGCAACCGGCGGTCATGTACATCACCGCGGTCGTGGTGGCCGTGCGCGCGTTCGCTCTCGGCCGCGGCGTCTTCCGTTATCTCGAGCGTCTGAGTGGACACGACGCCGCGCTCGGACGTCTCGCCACCGTGCGCGCGGACCTCGTGCGGCGAATCGTGCCGCTCGCCCCCGATGGCCTGGGCACGACCCGCCGCGGGGCCCTGCTGTCCCGCCTGGTCGACGACGTCGACGAACTGCAGAACCTCCCCCTGCGCGTCGTCATGCCGCTCGCCACAGCGACCCTCGCCTCGGTCGCGAGCGTCGTGTTCGCGGCCTTCCTGCAGCCGATCGCGGCCGCCGTCCTCGCCGTGTGCCTCGCGGCGGCGTTCGCGCTGGCGGCGTGGGTGGGCTGGCGCGCCGGCGCACGCGCGGAAAGCCGCATCGCTCCCCTGCGCTCCCACCTCTCCGACGCCCTTCTCGACCAGCTGACGACCCTCGACGTGCTCACCGCGTTCGACGCCACGGATGCCGCCCGCACCCGCATCCGCCGCGCCGACGAGCAGCTTCGCCAGGCCACGGTGCGCCGCGCGGGCGCGCAGGGACTCACCTCCGGCGCCGTATCGCTCGTCGCCGGCGTCGCTTCACTCGCGACCCTTCTCGCCTGCGCCGCTCTGCTCGGGCAGGGCGGTTTCGACGGACCCGCCCTGGCCGTCGTCGTCCTCCTGCCGATGGCGGTGTTCGAGGTCTTCGGGACGGTGCCGCTGGCCCTCGCCGCGTGGCGCCAGGTGCGCACGGCTGCCGAGCGCGTGGCCGAGACCGTGCCCGACGAGGTGCCCGTGGGACTCCCCCGCGACGAGCCGGCCGCCACCGGGGACGCCCCGCCGCTCGGCGACGGACTGCGCCTGTCGGGAGTCTCGGCGCGCTGGCCCGACCGCCTCGACACGCGCACATTCCGGGACGAGGGGGCATCCGCATCCATCGACGATTCCGGCCGACTGACAGGCATCGACCTCCACGTGCGCCCCGGCGAGCGCGTGCTCGTGACGGGCCCCAGCGGTGCGGGCAAGACGACTCTCGCGCACGTTCTCGTGCGTTTCCTCGACTACGAGGGGTCCTACCTCATCGGAGGCAGGGAAGTGCGCGAGATCTCCGGCGACGACCTGCGCCGCACGATCGGCCTCTGCGAGCAGTCCCCCTACCTCTTCGACGAGACGCTCCGGCAGAACCTGCTCTTCGCCCGCGAGAGCGCGGACGACGCGGACCTCTGGGACGTGCTGGAGCGCGTCGGGCTCGCCGAGTGGGCACGCGAGCGCGGCGGCCTCGACGCCGACCTCGGCGAACGCGGTGGTCTCGTGTCCGGTGGGCAGGCGCAGCGGATCGCGCTCGCACGCGCCTTGCTCGCGCGGTTCCCGGTGCTCGTGCTCGACGAGCCGACCGCGGGCGTGGATCCCGCGGCCTCGGATCGCCTGCTGCGCGACCTGCTCGGCGCCGTCGAGGCCGATCGTGCCGTCGTTCTGATCTCGCACGTCGCGCCGCCGGACGGGCTGGTGGACCGCGAAGTGCGCCTCGAGAACGGCCGGCTCGCCGCATCCGCCTGA
- a CDS encoding GNAT family N-acetyltransferase translates to MGVIRPFRPGDEDALAAVCLATAAAGSDGAGILTDDGLWADLYLLPYLERHPDLAFVAEDAEGRPAGYIVATDDTIAFDAWFAERWWPAQRARYAHPDANARQWAIVREADARTESSALRATHPAHLHIDLLPVLQGQGIGRRLVATLIEALRERGVRGLHLGADARNVGALAFYDRLGFARAASPEGAQLFTLDL, encoded by the coding sequence ATGGGAGTCATCCGTCCGTTCCGTCCGGGTGATGAAGACGCTCTGGCGGCGGTCTGTCTCGCAACGGCGGCCGCCGGCTCCGACGGCGCGGGGATCCTGACCGACGACGGCCTCTGGGCCGACCTGTACCTCTTGCCCTACCTGGAGCGGCATCCCGACCTCGCCTTCGTCGCGGAGGATGCAGAAGGCCGCCCGGCGGGCTACATCGTCGCAACCGATGACACGATCGCCTTCGACGCCTGGTTCGCTGAGCGCTGGTGGCCGGCTCAGCGGGCGCGATACGCGCATCCGGACGCCAACGCCAGGCAGTGGGCGATCGTCCGCGAAGCGGATGCGCGCACCGAGAGCAGCGCCCTCCGGGCGACGCACCCCGCGCACCTGCACATCGATCTGCTGCCCGTGTTGCAGGGGCAGGGCATAGGGCGGCGCCTGGTCGCAACGCTCATCGAGGCGCTGCGCGAGCGCGGCGTGCGCGGGCTGCACCTGGGCGCGGACGCACGCAACGTCGGAGCGCTGGCGTTCTACGACCGTCTGGGATTTGCGCGCGCCGCGTCGCCCGAGGGGGCCCAGCTGTTCACCCTTGATCTCTGA
- a CDS encoding ABC transporter ATP-binding protein has protein sequence MTAVQARIHVSRPGFDLDVALSVAPGETVAIMGPSGAGKSTLLDAVAGLVPLSGGRIVLDADEVSTPRFQLAAARRGTVLLGQDPHLFPHLSARENVAFGPRAAGTPARVARSLAEEWLVRVGLADAGERRPADLSGGQQQRVAIARALAASPRLVLLDEPLTSLDPVTADGIRALLSEHLAGRTCVLVTHDAVDAVAFADRVAVIEAGRLTQEGAVRDVLGAPATAFVASLAGLNRVVGTPASGGVVVDGVRIAGRGDLHGAPVGAAIFRPGDVHIVGDGEPGSWSTRVVRVEPTIAGARVHTATGGIAVDVSLDELAARGLSAGARVALSVDPERVRILPA, from the coding sequence GTGACCGCGGTGCAGGCCCGCATCCACGTCTCGCGGCCGGGGTTCGACCTGGACGTCGCGCTGTCTGTCGCGCCGGGCGAGACGGTGGCGATCATGGGTCCGAGCGGTGCCGGCAAGTCCACGCTGCTGGATGCGGTCGCCGGTCTCGTGCCGCTGAGCGGCGGGCGGATCGTCCTCGATGCGGACGAGGTCTCGACTCCGCGCTTCCAGCTCGCCGCCGCGCGGCGGGGAACCGTGCTGCTCGGGCAGGATCCCCACCTTTTCCCGCACCTGAGCGCGCGTGAGAACGTGGCGTTCGGGCCCCGCGCAGCCGGCACACCCGCTCGCGTCGCGCGGTCGCTGGCGGAGGAGTGGCTGGTGCGAGTGGGGCTGGCGGATGCGGGAGAAAGGCGGCCCGCTGACCTGTCCGGCGGGCAGCAGCAGCGGGTCGCGATCGCGCGTGCGCTCGCCGCATCCCCTCGGCTCGTGCTGCTCGACGAGCCGCTGACCTCGCTCGATCCGGTGACGGCCGACGGCATCCGTGCCCTCCTGTCGGAGCACCTCGCGGGGCGCACGTGCGTGCTGGTGACGCACGACGCCGTGGATGCGGTCGCCTTCGCTGATCGCGTCGCGGTCATCGAGGCGGGCCGGCTCACCCAGGAGGGTGCGGTGCGTGACGTGCTCGGCGCGCCGGCGACGGCGTTCGTCGCCTCGCTGGCCGGACTCAATCGGGTGGTCGGCACCCCCGCATCCGGCGGAGTCGTGGTGGACGGGGTGCGGATCGCGGGGCGCGGCGACCTTCATGGGGCGCCGGTCGGGGCCGCGATCTTCCGACCCGGGGACGTGCACATCGTGGGCGACGGTGAGCCCGGGTCGTGGTCGACCCGCGTGGTGCGCGTCGAACCCACGATCGCGGGCGCGCGTGTGCACACCGCGACAGGCGGGATCGCGGTTGACGTCTCACTCGACGAGCTCGCAGCGCGCGGTCTGTCGGCGGGTGCACGGGTCGCCCTCTCCGTGGACCCCGAGCGCGTGCGCATCCTCCCCGCCTGA